A segment of the Nostoc sp. TCL26-01 genome:
TGCCGGTTGAGTAAAACAGGTCTGTTGCAGGGTGAGAGATGCAGTTTGGCGATCGCTTGCCATCGGATAAATTATTTCCCTTAAATCTTTACCCAGCAAAGGTTTAAGGATATCTGCACACTGATCTACTACCTCCCGAAACACGGTTTCCCGGCTGTAGAGGTTAAATCCCATGTTGATGTATTGTGACCCTTGACCAGGAAACATAAAAGCAATTTCTGGGTTGCGGGTTTGGGTGTGCTTGGTAAATACCCGATGGGGATCTAACGTTTGTAGTGCTGTAATTGCTTCTGTAGGATTTTGACAAACGACAAAACGCCGATGATTAAATGCTTTCCGTCCCCGTTGTAAGGTGTGAGCTACATCAGCTAAGTTAACTGCAATATTGTTTTGCAGATGTTGCTGTAAATTGGCTGTGGCTATTTCTAAAGCCGGGCTGGTTTTAGTGGAGAGCAATAACAACTGCTGGGGACGGGATAAGCTACAAGCTGGCGTGGGTGGAGATTCTTCTAAAACTACATGAGCATTAGTCCCACCAACACCAAAAGAACTCACTCCCGCCCGGCGGGGTGTGTCTGCTTCTGGCCATTCTACTAGTTTGGTGTTGACGTAGAAAGGGCTATTATCTAAGTCAAGCTGCGGATTGGGTGACTCAAAATTTAAGCTGGGGGGAATTTTTTTATGATACAAGGCAAGAGCAGTTTTAATTAATCCTGCCACGCCAGCAGCCGCGACTAAATGCCCAACATTGCCTTTAGTTGAGCCGATCGCACAAAATTGTTTAGCATCTGTATGCAGACGAAATGCTTGGGTTAAAGCCTCTATTTCTATGGGATCACCTAATGGTGTGGCTGTACCGTGGGCTTCAATATAAGAAATAGTTTCAGGATGAAAGTCAGCGTAGGCTTGGGCTTGGGCGATGGCTTGGGCTTGTCCGTTGACGCTGGGTGCGGTAAAACTTACCTTGTCAGCCCCATCATTATTGATCCCCGTACCGCGAATCACAGCATAAATGCGATCGCCATCTTGCAATGCGTCTTCAATCCGTTTCAAAACTACCAAGCCTGCACCGTTGTTAAACATTGTGCCATTAGCTTTGGCATCAAAGGGACGACAATGACCATCGGGAGAAAGCATTGTCCCTTCTTGGGCGATGTAACCACTGTTTTGGGGTGTTGTCATGGACACACCACCAGCTAAAGCCATGTCGCACTGGTAGTTACTCAAGGCTTGACAAGCTTGGATGACGGCGACTAAGGAAGTAGAACAAGCTGTATTTACACTGACAGCCGGCCCCTTTAAATTCAACTTATAAGCAGCACGACTAGTTAAAAAGTCCTTTTCATTGGCTAGCATCGTCTGGAATTCACCGACGCGATCGATAATTTCTGCGCGTCCACAGATATGCTTGGCAAAGTAAGTATTTTGACCACAGCCAGCGTATAGACCGATCAAGCCATTGTATGATTCGGATTCGTAACCAGCATTTTCCAGCGCTTCATAAACTAGTTCTAAAAAAATCCGCGACTGGGGGTCCATGACTTCTGCTTCCCTGGGATTAATACCAAAGAAAGCCGCATCAAAGGTTTCCCCTCCCGGAATCATACCTTTAGCTTTTACATAATTAGGGTCTTGACAGAGTTTTGGGTCTATGCTGGAGTCTAGCTCGTCATCGGCAAAAAAAGTTGTTGATTCTAATCCCTCACAGAGATTTTGCCAAAACTCATCCACGTTCTTTGCACCCGGAAATCGGCCTACCATGCCGACAATAGCCACACCATCAATGGGATCTTGATTATCCGATACTGCTTGCATATTCACCATCGATTACATACCTCGTTGACTATGACGGCGACGAGCCAGGGCTGCTTTCTGCTGTTGAGCGCGGCTTTGTAGCTTGTCTGGGGATTGTTGCGTGTTTTGTTGGGCATTTAGTTGGGCATTTAAATACTGAGCTAATCCAGCGATCGTGGGATACTGAAATAGCTTGACTACAGATAACTCCATGCCCAGTTCTTGTTTTACCCGTAGCGCTAGTTGCATAATTAAAATTGAGGTTCCCCCCAAATCAAAGAAGTTGTCATCCACACCAACTTGATCAATTTGCAACAAGTCGGCATAGATATTTACCAACAGACGCTCTAAATCATTTTGAGGAGCAATATAGACTTGTTCTAATTGGGGACGTTCTCTACCTGGTGCAGGTAATTTCTGTCTATCAACTTTACCGTTGGCAGTCAAAGGTAACGATGCCAAAACGACAAACGCCGATGGTAACATATATTCAGGTAATCGCTGTTGCAGAAAAGCTGATAATTGATTCTGCTTATATGTACTACCTTGATGAGTGACTATATAAGCTACCAACTGCTTTTCACCTGTCACATGAGGACGAGCAATCACGATATTCTCCCGAATCTCAGGATATTGACCAATTACCCGTTCAATTTCCCCTAATTCAATGCGAAAACCCCGAATTTTCACTTGATTGTCAATCCTACCTAGAAATTCGATATTGCCATCTGGGAGAGAACGAACCAAGTCTCCTGTTTTATAAAGACGTTCTGACGCTGATGCAGAATTTTTCCAAGGGTAGGGAATAAATTTTTCGACTGTCAATTCGGGACGGTTGAGATAACCACGCGCCAACCCATCTCCACCAACGTATAATTCTCCCACCATACCCGGTGCTACTGGTTGGAGGTTGTCATCTAATATATAAACTTGAGTATGAGCGATCGCCTGACCAATGGGAATGGAAAGGTCTGGTTTTAGTGGCAATGTAATCTCATAACAGCAGGTAAAAGTCGTATTTTCTGTCGGGCCATAACCATTAATCAAGCGACAATTCTCTACTGTCTGGAGGAACTTCTGCACATGAGGCACAGATAAGACATCGCCCCCAGCTAACAATTGACGCAGGGGTTTTAAAGCCTCGATTTTTTCATCGACGATTAAATGAAATAACCCAGCCGTTAACCAAAGTGTTGTCACTTGATATTGGTGAATAACTTGTGCTAATTCATCTAAAGATGGAGTATTAGTAGGAAATATCACCAGTAATCCACCGTTGAGCAGAGAACCCCAAATCTCAAAGGTTGTCGCATCAAAGGAAATAGGCGCTAGTTGCAGAAATACTTCTGATGCTGTGAAACTAGCGTAGTTAGTTTCTTTCACTAAACGCACAACACCACGATGAACGACACACACCCCCTTTGGTTGTCCGGTGGAACCCGAAGTGTACATCACATAAGCTAAATTTTCCGGTTTAATACTGGTAGTTAGATTATGGTGTGGCTGTTGATTAATCTGATCCCAATCTTCATCTACACAAACAGTCGTGGCATTGTGTTGAGGTAATCTGTCAACTAATGCTTTTTGAGTTAGTAATACTGTTACTTGCGTATCTGCCAGCATGAACGCTAAACGTTCTTGGGGATACCCTATATCTAAT
Coding sequences within it:
- a CDS encoding amino acid adenylation domain-containing protein, which produces MQESVVFNFDHNQSNHPLNHCIHQLFEEQVERNPDAVAVVFQEQQLTYRQLNHQANQLAKYLQTLGVSAEVLVGICMERSLEMVIGLLAILKAGGAYVPLDIGYPQERLAFMLADTQVTVLLTQKALVDRLPQHNATTVCVDEDWDQINQQPHHNLTTSIKPENLAYVMYTSGSTGQPKGVCVVHRGVVRLVKETNYASFTASEVFLQLAPISFDATTFEIWGSLLNGGLLVIFPTNTPSLDELAQVIHQYQVTTLWLTAGLFHLIVDEKIEALKPLRQLLAGGDVLSVPHVQKFLQTVENCRLINGYGPTENTTFTCCYEITLPLKPDLSIPIGQAIAHTQVYILDDNLQPVAPGMVGELYVGGDGLARGYLNRPELTVEKFIPYPWKNSASASERLYKTGDLVRSLPDGNIEFLGRIDNQVKIRGFRIELGEIERVIGQYPEIRENIVIARPHVTGEKQLVAYIVTHQGSTYKQNQLSAFLQQRLPEYMLPSAFVVLASLPLTANGKVDRQKLPAPGRERPQLEQVYIAPQNDLERLLVNIYADLLQIDQVGVDDNFFDLGGTSILIMQLALRVKQELGMELSVVKLFQYPTIAGLAQYLNAQLNAQQNTQQSPDKLQSRAQQQKAALARRRHSQRGM